A single genomic interval of Zingiber officinale cultivar Zhangliang chromosome 4A, Zo_v1.1, whole genome shotgun sequence harbors:
- the LOC121972249 gene encoding glutathione S-transferase T3-like: MPFPPQNLQNVQGFGNSMNHLNYALRGPYQSLSAEYWQNMSHPYFMSSVVHGYGTPHTTGMSFTPSMSNEPATPTFVPETQLSDRESPIEVVNLEKAVSNAEGTRKRSSWTKVEDEVLARSFVTISDDPIIGNDQKADAFWGRVASYYNENLPLGSNTRNVNVIRSHWHNTIQKKVYRFNANYNSIYSSYRSGHSDEDILRFAYEKYLSENNGVAFNLEHVWRIVKDRPMFTLQSVDHFVATKKTRTSESGASNTSSNQDVSIDLDYEDTHPMGQKAAKRKGKDKVKSTMEDLTVNYNNIITKFTEYTSVKKSEVDLKQKQLEVEEIKAKAVLSKSKAKNRRLKLKEYEILNKDTLQMTKEQLIIHECLCKDIRSRWNI, translated from the coding sequence ATGCCGTTTCCtccacaaaatcttcaaaatGTCCAAGGTTTTGGAAATTCTATGAATCATCTGAATTATGCCCTTCGAGGTCCATATCAATCGCTTTCAGCCGAATATTGGCAAAACATGAGCCATCCATATTTCATGTCGTCGGTTGTTCATGGATATGGTACCCCGCACACAACTGGTATGTCTTTCACTCCTTCAATGTCGAATGAACCTGCAACTCCGACTTTTGTCCCGGAGACTCAACTTTCCGACCGTGAATCCCCAATTGAGGTGGTCAATTTAGAAAAGGCGGTTTCAAATGCTGAGGGTACAAGAAAGCGTTCAAGTTGGACAAAGGTTGAAGACGAGGTCTTAGCGAGAAGTTTTGTCACTATCAGTGATGATCCAATAATCGGCAATGATCAAAAGGCGGATGCTTTTTGGGGACGGGTTGCAAGCTACTACAATGAGAATCTTCCTCTAGGTTCAAACACCAGAAATGTAAATGTTATACGGTCACATTGGcacaatacaatccaaaagaagGTATATCGATTCAACGCAAATTACAATAGTATTTATAGTTCATATCGAAGTGGTCACAGTGATGAAGATATATTGAGGTTTGCATACGAAAAATATCTATCCGAAAACAATGGTGTTGCATTCAATCTCGAACATGTGTGGAGAATTGTCAAAGACCGTCCAATGTTTACTCTACAGTCCGTTGATCACTTTGTGGCCACAAAGAAGACGAGGACCTCAGAGTCAGGAGCAAGCAACACCTCCTCCAACCAAGATGTGAGTATAGACTTGGATTATGAAGATACTCATCCAATGGGGCAAAAGGcagcaaaaagaaagggaaaagacaaAGTAAAATCGACCATGGAGGATCTGACAGTAAACTACAACAATATTATCACAAAGTTTACTGAGTACACAAGCGTGAAGAAGTCCGAAGTCGATTTGAAACAAAAACAACTCGAAGTAGAGGAGATTAAGGCAAAAGCTGTATTGTCCAAATCTAAAGCTAAGAATCGTCGCTTGAAGTTGAAGGAGTACGAAATATTGAACAAAGACACCTTGCAGATGACAAAGGAGCagcttatcatacatgaatgTCTATGCAAGGATATTAGGTCGAGATGGAATATCTAA